Proteins encoded within one genomic window of Erinaceus europaeus chromosome 13, mEriEur2.1, whole genome shotgun sequence:
- the SRM gene encoding spermidine synthase: MESGPDGPAAIRDGWFHETCSLWPGQALSLQVEQLLHHRRSRFQDILVFRSKSYGNVLVLDGVIQCTERDEFSYQEMIANLPLCSHPNPRKVLIIGGGDGGVLREVVKHPAVEAVVQCEIDEDVIQVSKKFLPSMAVGYSSSKLTLHVGDGFEFMKQNQDAFDVIITDSSDPMGPAESLFKESYYQLMRTALKDDGILCCQGECQWLHLDLIREMRQFCKSLFPVVGYAYCTIPTYPSGQIGFMLCSKNPSTNFREPVRPLSRQQVEEMDLRYYNPEVHRAAFVLPEFARKALDEVS; the protein is encoded by the exons atGGAGTCCGGCCCCGACGGCCCCGCCGCCATCCGCGACGGCTGGTTCCACGAGACGTGCAGCCTGTGGCCCGGCCAGGCCCTGTCGCTGCAGGTGGAGCAGCTGCTGCACCACCGGCGCTCGCGCTTCCAGGACATCCTCGTCTTCCGCAG CAAGAGCTACGGGAACGTGCTGGTTCTGGACGGGGTCATCCAGTGCACCGAGAGGGACGAGTTCTCCTACCAGGAGATGATCGCCAACCTGCCCCTGTGCAGCCACCCCAACCCGCGCAAG gtgcTGATCATCGGGGGCGGCGACGGCGGCGTCTTGCGCGAGGTGGTGAAGCATCCGGCGGTGGAGGCCGTGGTCCAGTGTGAGATCGACGAG GACGTCATCCAAGTCTCCAAGAAGTTCCTGCCGAGCATGGCTGTTGGCTACTCGAGCTCCAAGCTGACCCTGCATGTTGGCGATGGATTTGAATTCATGAAACAGAACCAGGATGCCTTTGATGTCATCATCACTGACTCCTCGGACCCCATGG GCCCGGCCGAGAGCCTCTTCAAGGAGTCCTACTACCAGCTTATGAGGACGGCCCTCAAGGACGATGGCATCCTTTGCTGCCAGG GGGAGTGCCAGTGGCTACACCTGGACCTCATCAGAGAGATGCGGCAGTTCTGCAAGTCTCTGTTTCCCGTGGTGGGTTACGCCTACTGCACCATCCCCACCTACCCTAGCGGCCAGATTGGTTTCATGCTATGCAGCAAGAACCCC AGCACCAACTTCCGGGAGCCCGTCCGGCCACTGAGCCGGCAGCAGGTGGAGGAGATGGACCTCAGATACTACAACCCTGAGGTGCACAGGGCCGCCTTCGTCCTGCCCGAGTTTGCCCGAAAG GCCCTGGATGAGGTGAGCTGA
- the LOC132542405 gene encoding mannan-binding lectin serine protease 2-like, translating into MRLPLLLCLLWGSAAAPPGPPWLEPLFGRLASPGFPEDYGNNQEQVWTLTAPPGFRLRLYFTHFHLELSYLCEYDFVQLSAGTEVLARLCGQESTDTEPAPGNQTFRSPGQRMDVTFRSDYSNEKPFTGFEAFYVAEGEPRREDTAWANLRTSIYLGHDSPYSASV; encoded by the exons atgag GCTGCCACTCCTCCTGTGTCTGCTGTGGGGCTCAGCAGCTGCACCCCCAGGCCCCCCGTGGCTCGAGCCCCTGTTCGGGCGCCTGGCATCCCCTGGCTTCCCCGAGGACTATGGCAACAACCAGGAACAGGTCTGGACGCTGACGGCGCCCCCCGGCTTCCGGCTACGCCTGTACTTCACCCACTTTCACCTGGAGCTGTCCTACCTGTGCGAGTACGACTTCGTCCAG CTGAGCGCAGGGACGGAGGTGCTGGCCCGGCTGTGTGGGCAGGAAAGCACCGACACTGAGCCAGCGCCGGGCAACCAGACCTTCCGTTCACCCGGCCAACGCATGGACGTGACCTTCCGCTCCGACTACTCCAACGAAAAACCCTTCACCGGTTTCGAGGCCTTCTATGTGGCTGAGGGTGAGCCCAGGCGCGAGGACACTGCATGGGCCAACCTCAGGACCAGCATCTATCTAGGCCATGACTCCCCCTACTCAGCCTCAGTCTAG